From Oreochromis niloticus isolate F11D_XX linkage group LG1, O_niloticus_UMD_NMBU, whole genome shotgun sequence, a single genomic window includes:
- the tssc4 gene encoding U5 small nuclear ribonucleoprotein TSSC4 gives MCDQKHVREHGDMINSDDGDQLSASDESEPEQQPSRAPFDPDLDHSDHDDDEHDDVCAPATIPISQSSFSLSGGTSAFSDRSHSIFDCLDSIGRQTFSSLNQNTVADKSSLHSQNTSHPSSTCPTPPKKRLVPDYLVHPERWTHYSLEDVNESSDQENSRVAYQFLSSLGQEAKGSSPCDLQHKMIFRPKQLPKEQPNDQLSLVSAKETGMHLSHLLEEEEDEEAEGRKTEENLDKTEKGQKDEEKDMSGAMGQGEEKKEVQKEKKVEESRYQFTSFRNMMTKNYRKRSGCEDN, from the coding sequence ATGTGTGATCAGAAACATGTCAGAGAGCATGGTGATATGATAAACAGTGACGATGGAGACCAGCTGTCAGCCAGTGATGAATCTGAGCCTGAACAACAACCCAGCAGAGCTCCATTTGACCCAGACCTAGACCACAGtgatcatgatgatgatgaacatGATGATGTGTGTGCACCAGCAACTATTCCCATATCTCAGAGTTCATTCAGTTTGAGTGGAGGGACCTCAGCCTTCTCTGACCGCAGCCACAGTATCTTTGACTGCCTAGACAGTATTGGCAGGCAGACTTTCTCCTCTCTAAATCAGAACACTGTTGCAGACAAATCCTCACTTCACAGTCAAAACACAAGCCATCCGTCATCCACCTGTCCCACACCACCAAAGAAGAGATTAGTCCCAGACTACCTAGTGCATCCTGAACGCTGGACACATTACAGTCTGGAGGATGTGAATGAGAGCAGTGATCAGGAAAATAGCAGGGTGGCTTATCAGTTCCTGTCCAGCCTGGGGCAAGAGGCAAAAGGCAGTTCCCCTTGTGACCTCCAGCACAAGATGATCTTCAGACCCAAGCAACTGCCGAAGGAACAACCTAATGATCAGCTTTCTCTTGTGAGTGCAAAGGAGACAGGAATGCATCTCAGTCACCtactggaggaggaggaggacgaagaggcagaaggaaggaaaacagaagaaaatctaGACAAAACTGAGAAAGGACAAAAAGATGAAGAGAAGGACATGAGTGGAGCTATGGGTCaaggagaggaaaagaaagaggtgcaaaaagaaaagaaggtagaagagtCCAGGTACCAGTTTACCTCCTTCAGGAATATGATGACTAAAAACTACAGGAAGCGTTCTGGCTGTGAGGACAACTGA